The stretch of DNA AAGCTCACCCGTGGCGATCTCTCCACAGATGAGCTTCGCCAACAATTCGATACCATCTGTCGATCGTTTTTCGAAGGGAAAGGATTCGAAAGAGTTGCTTCAAGTCTAGCTTCCCTGCCAGAGCCACTGAAGAGAAACAATCTCAAACAGATCTTGTCGGTCATCCACCGTTCGGCGCTCGAGTCCGTATTAGAGACAATTGCTCTGTTGAATCCGCAGAAGGCGGCGGTATAGCGTCGCTCTGAAGGTAGTAGCGAAGCGGAAGAGTCGAATGTGACTACCCTACTCTTCCGCTTCGTTAAGCAAGCCGCGTCGCTGGCTCAAAAGCGCTGTGCCGCCAGTCAAACGGCGGTGAGTGATCCGACTGGCAACGGATTTCCCGGCTGGAAGCATGTGACGCTCCACTTTTTGCGGGTTCACATGGACGCGACGTACCGCGAGATCGTGGATTGGGCGAGTGAAATGGATCGCGTTCGTGGGCTGTTACAGCTCGCTCGAACGGCATTTCCCGCACCCTCAACGCTGTACCGGTCATTTGAGAGGGTGCCCATGTCTGTGTGGCGCGGCTTCCTTCGTGAGTCCGCGACCATCTGCGATCCGGGCTCGCACGGTGCCATCGATGCCACGTTCTTCGACCGCGAAACGGCATCGAGACACTACCAACACCGCTCGGATCGCCACATACGTACGCTCAAAACGACGGCACTCGTCGATACGGACTCGTGTGCCATCCTCGATATTCACTGCTCGGCACACTGGCCTCACGACACGCAAACTGGCCGGCGAGTCGCCCTTCGTAACACCGAGAAAATCGAGAGTCTCGCCGGCGACAAAGGCTATGACGACCAATCGCTCCGGGACGCCCTCTGGTCAGAGGGCGTCCGGCCCTTGCTGCGTCACCGGCTGTTTGCTGCGTACGATCACGCCCACAACGCACGGTTGGACAGCGAATTATACGGCCAGCGCTGGATGGCCGAGACCGCCTTTTCGGCCATCAAGCGTCGGTTCGGCCCCGCTGTCCACCCTCGCGCGTGGTACCGCGAGTTCCGCGAACTCGTGTTGACCGCCGCAGTCTACAACCTCGAACAAGCACTCAAACAGTGACCCCGACGCCATCATCGGATTCAACAGAGCAGAGACAATGAGATCATCAGGAGTGATTCCAGAAGGGTGGCCTGAGGTTACGAATTCAGGTGGCTCTGAAACCGTGGAGGGACTGTTAGATGCTATTTCTGCCGCTATGGCTGATGAGAATGAAGAGCTGTTAGAATCAGTGGCATCGCTAGTTGGACCCTTAGAATCACACATATACCTACAGCAGACGGCGCACACGGGGGTAGAGAAATTTGAATTACAACATAAGAAATATCACCTTCTGTTCCACTCATTTCCCGACCAGTATATCAGTGAAATAACCAACTCACTCATTCACACGAATTGGCACACGTTGTGTTTCGCAAAGGAATGTGCAAGTCCTCCAATGTGGGCTACGTATGCAGACGAA from Haloplanus salinus encodes:
- a CDS encoding IS5 family transposase, which translates into the protein MTTLLFRFVKQAASLAQKRCAASQTAVSDPTGNGFPGWKHVTLHFLRVHMDATYREIVDWASEMDRVRGLLQLARTAFPAPSTLYRSFERVPMSVWRGFLRESATICDPGSHGAIDATFFDRETASRHYQHRSDRHIRTLKTTALVDTDSCAILDIHCSAHWPHDTQTGRRVALRNTEKIESLAGDKGYDDQSLRDALWSEGVRPLLRHRLFAAYDHAHNARLDSELYGQRWMAETAFSAIKRRFGPAVHPRAWYREFRELVLTAAVYNLEQALKQ